The genomic segment tgactacaatttctatgaagagACGTTTCCCAAAGTTTTTTGTTCTAAGGCTCGAAGCTCCCCTAGAACAGGGGTGATGAATCTGCCCAGATTTCGTCGATAATTCCTAAATAAATTTTTCGTCATCTTtacttctccttttcttctacgACACTTATTTTCTACATTTTCCTACATTTTGTGATTCCTCTAATGCTAAAATCATGAGCTATTCCCATGGTTAACAATTTTGTCTTTGCTTCACGTAACACACATTAAACTCATGAAGTCTcctattatcaattttttcatgcttttccCTATTAGTGAGCTTTCTACTACAATTAATTTATGCATTAAGAACACACAATATACCATAATTCTTCTTCACTCCCCTCAATTGACTCTTGGCCAAACTTGGCCTAAGGGAACCAAggtttccctttttctttttagtcaATTTTTCTTGCCTCATTCACTCATTGTTCACATCATACACATACTATAAGTGTTCATCaacataaattttagaattcCCTTCTTCCCCCATTCAATCCTCACATGGTCGGCCACCCAAGCCTTTaagttaatgatttttctttaacaattttGCATGTTTTTCATGTTCAAAACATCTTATGTTAGCTCAACTAACTTCATTCTAACAATTTTTACACTTCCCCTAGTTTTCACTGAAGAAacctaatttataaaatctgaaATTGGTGCataacctaattaatttttaaattatttttcacaattaAGTCTAATGTCCATACCTTGcgaaatttcaaaatttcagttaatttagttgaagatttttGGCCTCTCCTCTCTTGCATACAGCCGACCCTCTCCCTCTTTTTCTCCAATTTCTTCACTTGTTTTCCTTGTTAAAATCCTTCTTAATGGGTGTCCTCTCTACTTAAAGGTCTTAGGTTTGTATAGTCCTAGGACATTTGGtatttttccctctcttttgaTGAAGAAAAATTTGTACTCTCTCCCCTCTTTTCTATGGTGTTCAGTCGGCCATGAAAGAGGAAGAAATTGGGTATTTATAGCCCCATTCTTTCTAATTACACATTgacccattttcttttcttttctttacaattgGAGTCACATTCCTTATGTCTTtcgtatttttcttatttgatttttttcttattatattcatttatttttatttcattttatttcactTCATCATTCATCatacattcattttttttaattctcggGATTTTACAATGTTGGTGGGCCTTCAAGCCTAGGCCCGCATGTCTGggcttggttttattttatatatatatatatattttaaagggGTGGATGGCAAAATATACAAGCAATGTGGCAAATGATGTGTCATCTGTAAGATCAGATCATTCCGACCACCCCATGGTGGCCAAAAAATCAGAGCAGTGCcccttttattcaaaaacaagactTAATTTTAAGTCATTTCAACTTCAAAACACCTCACCAACACTTTTGGTGacctaaatgtattttttaaaaaaacctttatggCACGCCACCcatgtttgatgtttttttcattttagtccctcttttttcaattccaccttTTTTACTTAATATTTACTAGTCAAATGCCCGATCAATTTTGTTTAATGTTTAGTAGAtatattagatgatattttgtttcaaatattaaaatgatatcatattaaatcGACTTGGGTTAATTAACATGTTGACTCATGTCATGAAACTATGATAACTCTAtttaaaacatatcaaaataaattatgaatgttaatttctaattaatccaatgttgaaggaaaaatttaaaaaataaataaattaaaaaagacaaaaaaaaacttgcaacaGGTGAAGATCCATGGACCAATAATAATCTGCCAGAGGaagaaaggatgaaattatactCTCCTGACCGTACCAGTCCCATATGGTCGGCGACCGGATTTAAGGACAATACTCAGAATGTCTTCGTCTCGAAGGAATACTTGGTATTTCATTGTCATCCGCCGGAAGAATATGTGGATCTATGGCCAACAAATCCTTCATCCTTCAGGTGATACTTAATGGATTTCGAGTTTTTTGATCTAGATGGactaatttaattgtttttttttctagtaaagaAATCATTATTAAGTTATAGCCTTTCATTGTTTGCAGAGAGCTTTGTAGCTCTGAGTACAGTGAAGCTGCTAGAAGGGCAGAAATTGTTGGGTATAcgaccaaagtcccacattggctagaaatggggaagatcatgggtatataaggatggacaaatatctccattggtatgaggccttttgggtatagccaagagcaaatccatgagggcttaggcccaaagtggacaatatcataccaatgtggagataagtggtgtccagagtccttacaagtggtatcagagtcAGGTCCCGGAGTTAGCCATGATGGATGAATCCTCGGAATGTCGAACAGAAGGTGGTGGGCCCCCAATCACGATGTAATCCATGGATCAGCTCTATTGGATAGGCGGTGTGCTCCCTTCATGGATGTGTCCTGatcccaacacggtgaagaggagttgacctagaaagagcaaactctcaagtcaggtagtgctctccggatgcttcatggacgtgtcttgaccccaacacggtgaagtagagaatgaagaatcTTGGTTGGTTGAAAGTGGACGGATGAATGATCGGTTTGAGGGGAGGCTCGGTGGTCCTTTGTTCGAGGGGAGGATTGTTGGGTATAcgaccaaagtcccacattggctagaaatggggaagatcatgggtatataaggatggacaaatatctccattggtatgaggccttttgggtatagcccaagagcaaatccatgagggcttaggcccaaagtggacaatatcataccaatgtggagataagtggtgtccaGAGTCCTTACAGAAATAACACCACTTGAGGCCATATTTGAGGGCTTGGACATGGAAAGGGAGTCTACAGACCAAATATTGGACAAACATGGACAGAAAGTGTCTATGAACTACTATCCACCTTGTGAAAAGTCAAATCTTGGGCATACTTTTGGAATGCGTGGTCATACTGATACCACTTTAGTCACAATTCACCGGCAGATGATCAGGTGCCTGGGCTTGAAATTCTACAAGGTGATGAGTGGATGCCTTTCAAGCCTATTGCAAACATCTTGTTTGTCCAAAGCAGGGAAGAAGACTTGCCTGGTGTGTTGCTGTTGGAGGCGAAGCTGTTGGTGATGGTGTGTCTGTTTGATCGGGTGGCGCCTCGGCAATGACTTCCTGGTCTGCTGTCTGCCTCTGCTTTTAGAGGGCGTTTGGTAGCGAGGTTGCATCTGCGTTTTTAACAAAACGCAGATGCAACCcgtttggtaaagaaaaaaagcaattgACTATTCATGGGACCCACGGCATTTCAGCGTCCAAAACGCAGGAGAAAAAAAGGCAGACGAATGCTGCTTCTTGTGCATGCTGCTTCCTGCGCccttcatgctaattaattagcatgaacagtgaactgttcatgctaattaattagcacacGAATAGTGTAGCATGGCtacactgttcactgaacagtgtaGTCATGCTACAGGTCAGACCGGTTCCGGTTCAGGCCGGACTGGTTCCGGTTCAAAGtttaaaaatgcattgaaccaggtccgacccagtaaaatgaaaaataaaaattattttttattttttaattgtgttttattaaaaaaaaactagtgtttaacattattcaatgacactgcATAAATTacagagatcgcttgatgaggtagcatttatagaatttgatcgcaattccaattttattcctgattatattttacctgatgttgttgcgtgcttaaaaaacaaaaaaaactgtagtccttgtcgtaTGTATTTcttacgtgatggaattgtagatagtttaatggaacaataaaaaatattttatataaagtattatttattttatgatgtaatagcaatagttaaatccacaatatttaaattaaaaaccattaatataaatatatattttttaaaattattttataaccttaatttcaaaagcactcttaaccaaacatattaaattactttttctccaacctcaatttcaaccacagttttaaccaaacacctattttttcaaaccaacctcaactaaaagtactttttataaaacaactttttttaaaccataaccacaacagctaccgcaataccaaacacactcttataGGGTTGGATTTCATCCACGAACTTCATCCCTTATCTCCCAGGATGACGATCTCATGGATGAAGATAAACATAGCTTGGATTTGCTCCGTGTTTGATGGGTACAAAAAATCAACAGTACTACCATTGTTGGACTGTTGGTGATGCTTATCTTCATGTCAGGGGAGGGTCGTGAGGATGAGGGATACCGAACCAAATCCTATGGGTTCTGTGGTAGATAATGTAGTCTTAGAATCGGTCTAGGTTTGATGGGATTGATGAGGGTAATTGTTCTAGCCGAAGCCATTTCGGTGGCATCACCGAACGAACTTCCCCTGCTTCCAGAGGAAGAGGAGAATGCCTGGTGTTTGGAACGACGCCATTTTAGGCTAGGACTGTTAttcttcatttctctctttcttttttaattttacccctgGATCAATGCAATTGGACCCCTAGATTTTTGCatcatttacaaaataatttttattttcaaatttaatcaattcaattcttaattGACTCCTCAAATCCCCCTATAGTATCATCGTCTATTTACTTCAATTCTTGGAATgtaatttcttgtaattttaatccaaattgaccttaaactttgatattttttaaattaaatccctattgaattaattaaactaattcaaagtttaattaagctcctaaacttattaattctttaaattttagccaaattaactttcaattttataatttcatccttattagtccccaaactttcaatttgtgttATCTTGATCGAattctcaaattattatttttatttattatttgttattattttatttttatttttaaattcaaaattatgtttatgtTGTCCATAAAAATTCTTCCTAAAAACTTTTGGAAGTAATACTAAGGGTTAAATACGTGGGAATTAAGATAACAAATAGATATTGAGTTCccaataaattcaatataagATAGTTAaggttttaaaatagtaaaatataataattacaaatattttttgtataaaaatattttaaaaagttactataaaaaagatgaaaattaaaaaaaaatttaaataaaggtAAATGATAGAACTTGATAGAAATATAAATAgaccataaaaattaattattaatttgaccCTCTAGTCGGATAATTAATAAACTTGATTATTTGGCCCTCTAGCTAGTTggccaataaaatttaattattaatttaaataaatggcAACCTCAAGCAATGAAGAAGACTATCATCTCCAGTATGCCATGCAACTTGCAAGTGCATCAACTCTGCCTATGGTTTTCAAAGCAGTGATTGAGCTAGGGGTTCTGGAGATCATAGAAAAAGCTGGCCCTGGTGCCTTGCTCTCAGCCTCACAGATTGCCTCTCAACTTCCCACCCAAAACAACCCTGATGCCCCTACTGTACTAGACCGTATCCTGTGCCTTCTTGCTAGCCATTCTATTCTGACTTGTTCTCTAGCCACCGAGAATCAAGATAGTGATAAAGTTCAAAGGTTATATGGATTGGCACCAGTAGCCAAATACTTTATCAAGAAGGAAGATGGAGGGTCCTTGAGTCCCTATTTTCTTGTTATTCAAGATAAAGTCACAGTGGATCTCTGGTAATTTTGGATCATCTCCAAAACTatcgtcttcttcttttcatccCTGATTCTTTTTATGAAGAGAAACATTAAAGGATGTCgattataatattttgtaatatgTCGTATTGAAACAAACAACAGGTACCACTTAAAAGATGTTATTCTTCAAGGAGGGTTTCTATTTCAGAAGGCTTATGGGATGAGTTCTATGGAGTATGTGAAAAAGGATCCAAGATTTGGTGAAGTATTCAGTGGCTTTGTTAGAGGTTTCAACCCTTTATTTATGAAGAGGATTTTGGACATATATGATGGCTTTGAAGGTCTAACATCCTTGGTGGATGTTGGTGGTGGCAATGGTTCTGTCCTTAATATGATCATCTCAAAGTATCCTGCTATTAAGGGCATCAACTTTGATTTGGCTCCAGTTATAGAAAACTCGCCATCCTATCCAGGTACTGATTTTGTTCTGATCTTATAATTGACTTTCTTTGCCTTGTTCTTTACTGAGAATGTTGAGCTTTCTGACTAGTTACAGAAACAGATGAACTGAGCCGTGTTAGAAATTGTTAAATCTTTTGTTGTATTTCTATTGCAGGTATTGAGCATGTTGCAGGAGATGTATTCTTAACCATTCCTAAAGGAGAAGCCATTTTCATGAAGGTGAGGTTTGATAACACTCTGTTAAAATTAAGCTTCAGAGTATTGTACTGACAATCACAAAATATTTTGGAACGAAACAGTGGGTATCCCATTTCTGGAACGATGAGAACTTCTTGAAAGTACTAAAGAATTGCTATGAAGCTTTACCGGACAACGGAAAGTTGATAGTAGTGGAAATGGTAATTCCTGAAAGCCCCGGTACCAGTGTTGCAGATAGAAGCTTGCTGCAGAATTATTTATTCGTGACAAACATGAATCCGAAGAGAAATGAAAGGACAGAAAAAGAATTTGAACGTTTGGCCAAAGCAGCAGGGTTTTCTAATTTTCGAGTTGCCTGTTCCGCCTGTTCTTTCTCGGTTGTTGAGTTCATTAAAAAGAAGGCAACTGCTAGTACTGATGCTATAGCAGCGAAGTGAATTGCTAAAGTTGTTACAGTTGAGTAGCCGatatattattaatgttaattaaatactaaaataaaaggttaattTTCTTAGTAAAAGTAAAAGATAGTTGAGAATGCAAATATTTAATTctgattttccttttcattttataaatttttatttattttatcttagagGTTAATCATGATTGTTAAAGaacaaacaaattttattttaaaaatatatgaaaatacaatttatttatttatttaaattataaaaggaaaaaattcaaagataaatTACAGTAATCTCTTTgaagtattataaaattaaaaaaaatattaattgttattttaaaaaaaagtgcactaaatgatataaaaaagtaagagagagtattaattaaaatttaaatataaaaataatacacacacactaaaattttaatcggttttattgattttttttcacgattcgatttttttttattttttttcctagttttctctattttcttggttttttgatttttttactcacccttAGTAGAGAGATAAAAcattaaatgctttgaaaagaTAGCCACTTAAGTAACTTTTTCAGGCAAACAGgtggaagaagatgaacagtaaccAGATGACTTGTCATCTTGTCACTATTTTGgctttaagattttaatttagggatttggtcaaagttcaatttaatccctgagcttttgatttcttttaattgcatcctAATTGATTTggaacttttaatttcatgtaattttacCCTACTGAACTTCAATATCAaccttgaattttaattttaacacctttttcatttt from the Populus nigra chromosome 1, ddPopNigr1.1, whole genome shotgun sequence genome contains:
- the LOC133682858 gene encoding caffeic acid 3-O-methyltransferase 1-like, yielding MATSSNEEDYHLQYAMQLASASTLPMVFKAVIELGVLEIIEKAGPGALLSASQIASQLPTQNNPDAPTVLDRILCLLASHSILTCSLATENQDSDKVQRLYGLAPVAKYFIKKEDGGSLSPYFLVIQDKVTVDLWYHLKDVILQGGFLFQKAYGMSSMEYVKKDPRFGEVFSGFVRGFNPLFMKRILDIYDGFEGLTSLVDVGGGNGSVLNMIISKYPAIKGINFDLAPVIENSPSYPGIEHVAGDVFLTIPKGEAIFMKWVSHFWNDENFLKVLKNCYEALPDNGKLIVVEMVIPESPGTSVADRSLLQNYLFVTNMNPKRNERTEKEFERLAKAAGFSNFRVACSACSFSVVEFIKKKATASTDAIAAK